A single region of the Ornithorhynchus anatinus isolate Pmale09 chromosome 6, mOrnAna1.pri.v4, whole genome shotgun sequence genome encodes:
- the LOC100082750 gene encoding aryl-hydrocarbon-interacting protein-like 1, translated as MGFVGEAGWGGIKGAVSDPGCRRRHKAAGKGLRLIIPGTTEATAPSEAGEPIPSMDEIVLLGMEGVRKKILHGGLGELPAFHDGSKVTFHFMTLKDDSERTAIDDSRKAGAPVELVVGKLFKMEVWETLLTSMRLGEVAEFWCDAVHTGLYALVSSSMRRIAEGRDPAEGQRHRCGMGNLFDYHSTGYGDLDELQRSPQPLIFVMELLKVEAPWSYERDTWAMNPEEKLQAVPLLHAQGNRLVLQRKFREAAAKYQEAVVCLRTLQAKEKPLEDSWCHLEGLLTPLILNYCQCQLELGEHYEVLQHTTALLQKDPGNVKAYFKRAKAHAAVWDEEEARTDFLRAARLDPTLAAAVKKELRLLGERMRRKRVEERHTFRGLFRGSGPRELGAGRHPTLLSFCYLPTAANFSSASEFGNPHTPTQKP; from the exons ATGGGATTTGTCGGGGAAGCCGGGTGGGGAGGGATTAAAGGGGCAGTTTCAGACCCCGGCTGCCGCCGCCGTCATAAAGCAGCTGGGAAGGGGCTCCGGCTGATAATTCCGGGGACCACGGAGGCGACCGCTCCCAGCGAGGCGGGAGAGCCCATCCCCAGTATGGATGAAATAGTGCTGCTCGGCATGGAGGGCGTCAGGAAGAAGATCCTGCACGGAGGCCTGGGGGAGCTGCCCGCCTTCCACGATGGGAGCAAG GTCACCTTCCACTTCATGACGCTCAAGGACGACTCGGAGCGCACGGCGATCGACGACAGCCGCAAGGCGGGGGCCCCCGTGGAGCTGGTCGTGGGGAAGCTCTTCAAGATGGAGGTGTGGGAGACCCTGCTCACCTCCATGAGGCTCGGAGAGGTGGCCGAGTTCTGGTGCGACGCGGTG CACACAGGCTTGTACGCGCTCGTGTCCAGTAGTATGAGGAGGATCGCAGAGGGCAGGGACCCGGCCGAGGGGCAGCGGCACCGCTGCGGCATGGGCAACTTGTTTGACTACCACAGCACGGGCTACGGCGACCTGGACGAGCTGCAGAGAAGCCCGCAGCCCCTCATCTTTGTCATGGAGCTGCTCAAG GTGGAAGCCCCCTGGTCCTACGAGCGTGACACCTGGGCCATGAACCCCGAAGAGAAGCTGCAGGCCGTGCCCCTGCTCCACGCCCAGGGCAACCGGCTGGTCCTGCAGAGGAAGTTCCGCGAGGCGGCCGCCAAGTACCAGGAGGCGGTCGTCTGTCTCCGCACCCTCCAGGCTAAG gaGAAGCCCCTGGAGGACTCCTGGTGCCACCTGGAAGGGCTTCTCACGCCGCTCATCCTCAACTACTGCCAGTGCCAGCTGGAGCTGGGGGAGCACTACGAGGTGCTGCAGCACACCACCGCCCTCCTCCAGAAGGACCCAG GGAACGTCAAAGCCTATTTCAAGCGCGCCAAGGCCCACGCGGCCGTGTGGGACGAGGAGGAGGCCCGGACAGACTTCCTGCGGGCGGCCCGGCTGGACCCGACCCTGGCCGCAGCCGTGAAGAAGGAGCTGAGgctgctgggagagaggatgagaagaaagagggtggaggagcGGCACACCTTCCGGGGTCTTTTCCGGGGGTCGGGGCccagggagctgggggctgg